The genome window CTTTTATTTATATAGCTCAGCCCTGTATCTGGATGTCGTTCGCAAATATGAATGTTATCGAGTTTATCTATAAATACGTCGTCTAACCCGCTACTGAAAGGTATTACGTCGAAAGACCAACTTTCATCGAAATACATGGCCTCAGTTAGGATCGACGGAGACTTTACATAATACAATAATACATAATCATCGTCATATATCGCCAGTTGCGAATTGTAGCCAGTACCGTGGCTGTCGTCGATCACGTCGACCGTCCACGTCCCGTTTTCCCGCGCGGCAAAACGCAAATCCCGATTCGGCCAGTCCTGCCACGCCGTGTAAACCAAACCGTTCGCAGTGGCGATCGATACGTCGCCGTTCGCCTCGTTCCCGGGATCGATTTCCTCATCCAGCCACGTCCCGCCGGCGTTGGTCAGATAACGGACGTGGTATTTCGGCACGCGACTCGCGTAGATGATGTGGAGATCGCCATTTTCGTCCACCACGAGCGCGGACCCGCTCATACCGTCCGCGGTCACGCGCGAGGTGATCGAATTCAACTCGCTTGTCCCGTACGAGACGTTGATCGAGCGATTGGTGACCGAGCCCGGCGCGAACGACGGCACGCCCAGATACCCGTTTTCGCAAACCTGCAAGCGAAGCTCCGACGCCTTGTCGAAGATCTTCTTCGACGTCCATTTCCCGTTTTTCAGCGTCGAGGAATGCAGCGCCAGGAGCGTATCGTCCGGATCGTCCTGGTCCTGCGGTCGCTCGTAATACATGACCGGCGCGCCGTCCGCGGTGCGCGAAAACTGCGTCATGAAGCCGGCGTCGAACATGGCGAAATAGTCGTAGTGGTACGTCCACGTCGAGCCCGATTTCATCGCGATGAACGGCTTGATCAACCATTGGTCCCAGGCGTAGAACGACGCATATACCTCGTCCGCGCTCACGGCCAGGATGTCCGGCTTCGCGCCCCCCCCAATGACCTCCGCCACGAAGTCTCCGCCCGTGCTTTCGAGATAAAAGATCAGCGCGTCGGTGCTGAATCCGTCCGGGTTGTCCGTCCCGCGCGTCACGACGTGAACCGAACCGTCGTCCGCCACGTCGATCGCGCTGAGATAGCCGACGCCGACGCCGGCGTCCTCTTTAGTCAGGATCGTCGAGGTCGTCCATGTTCCGCCCGGCGGGGAAAAGCCGTAGTGCAGCGACTTGTCGTCGTGGTTCAGCCAAACGGCGTGCACGCCGCCAGCCGGCCCGAGCGTGATCGCGGACTTCGTGTCCCACTCCGAATAGCCCGACGCGCCGATCTTCGACATGGTGTCCAGGGTGGTGAACTCCCACGGCCCGCCGGGTGTGCCACGCGCGTATTTCACCGCGCGGTTCCAGAGATCGGTGTAAACGAAGTGAAACACGCCGTCCGCGTCAATCACAAAGCGAGGCCAAGCGGTCATCGTGTCCACCGTCTCGAACGTCCAATCGTCGGGATGCACCTCGCCAGCCGCGAGGTACGCCGCGTCGAGATAATACAGACGCAGATCGCGCCCAAGCGAGATCGCGAACCAGAGATTGCCGTCCGCGTCGATGCGCAAATCCGCGCCGCGCTCGGAGGAGCCGCCCGCAATGAGCGTGCAGATCACGTCGCCGTCTGGTGTCGTGAATGGTGCGTGGCATCCGGTCTGTGGCGATGGGAACTCCGACAACCCCACGTCCACGAAATCGACGGGCAATTCCACGCACCCCGCCGCCAGGTCCTCGTCGAAGTCGATCAGTTCCGTGTCGTCGTCGCCCGTGTCGTCGTCTGTATCGTCGTCATCGGAATCGTCATCTTCCGAATCATCGTCGGCACTATCGTCGTCCAGAGAATCGTCGTCAGCATCGTCATCGACAGACAAATCGTCGTCCGCCGCATCGTCGTCAAGCGCGGAGTCGTCATCGTCTGCGTCGTCATCGAATCCCGAGTCGTCGTCATCGAGCGCGTCGTCGATCGGCGCGGACACGCCATCGCTATCGTCGTCATCGCCGCACGAACAGCCGGGGAGCGCAAAGGTCAGCGGGAGAGCAAGAAGGAGGAGCGTCGCGAGGCGGGCGAAATGCGCGAGCGGGTTTGCGGCAGCCTTTTTCCGCGTTATCGCAATATGCTTTTTTGCGGCCATGCGCATGGAGTCCCGCCCAGGAATCTAACGTCATGTTATAGGAACGAAGACGCTATCGCTACGAATCATGCACGGCATTCGTGATGCGCCGGATCCGCCTGTTTGGAGGAATTCCCCCAATGAACCTTTCCGCCTTCCCGCCGTTCGGGCTTCCGGTCTATCCTGCGATTGGGAGGATTCTCCGATGAGCGACGACGGACGCATCACCATCGACCGCGACGGCCATTTGCTTCTGATCGGCCTTGACCGCCCCGACAAGCGCAACGCCCTGTCCGTGGCGATGTATCAGGGTCTTTCGCGTGCGTACGCGATGCTTGAGAACGACGACGAGCTTCGTTGCGGCGTGCTGTACGCGCACGGCGAACATTTCACGGGGGGGCTCGACCTGCCGCAGTGGGTCGAGTGGTTCCAGAGGGGCACGATGCCGATCGCCGACGACGGCCTCGATCCCTGCCAGATCTACGAGCGCGGGCTGAACAAGCCTGTCGTCAGCGCGGTGCAGGGCATCTGCTTCACCATCGGCATCGAGCTGATGCTCGGCACGGACGTGCGCGTCGCCGCCGATTCCACCCGCTTCGGGCAGATCGAGGTGCGCCGAGGCATTTACGCCGCATGCGGCGCGACGATCCGCTTCGTGCGCGAGATCGGCTGGGGCAACGCCATGCGTTACCTGCTGACCGGCGACGAATTTTCCGCCGGCGACGCGTATCGCATGGGCTTGGTGCAGGAGGTCGTTCCCGCGGGAGCACAACTCGATCGCGCGAAGGAGATCGCCCGGACGATCGCGGATCAGGCGCCGCTGGCCGTGCGCGCGACGCTGCGTTCCTCGCGCACGTACACGATCGAGGGCGAACCGACGGCGGTCGGGCGGCTGATGCCCGATCTCGCGCCGCTTTTGGCGAGCGAAGACGCGCAGGAGGGATTCCTGTCGTACATGGAGCGGCGCAAGGCGGAATTCAAGGGGAAATAGGGGCGACCGGTTCCCACGTAGCGCGTGGACGAGATGGACATCATGGACCGACTGGACATGATGGACGGGCACGCGAGCGATATTTGCGCGATGAGCGTTCCGTCTTTCAGGCTGCTTCTCAGCATCCGCACCCGCAACCGTCATCGTCGTCGTCGTCATCGTCATCATCATCATCGCCCGTAGCTGCATCGTCGTCCGCCGCGTCGTCATCCAAATCGTCATCGACCGCGTCATCATCGAGGGTGTCGTCGTCGGTCGCGTCATCGTCGTCGCCGGGCAGGGGGAAGCCGGCGGCGGGCGCGTAGAGCCCGGTGTGCGCGGGATCGGCCTGGAACGTTGCCCAGTGCAGGCCGCCCTCGCCAAGCGCGTATCCGCACAATTCGTAGACGTTCACGACGGCGTCGCCGTTTTCCGCGGACGTGAGCGCGGCCAACTCCGGCGTACCGTCATGGTCGATGTCGGCGAGCGTCGGGCCGTTCAGGTACGTCATTCCCCGCGGGCGAAGCGGCCATCCGGGCAGATCCATGGCGTCCGCGTCGATTCCGAACAGGTAGCCGAGGTCCGACTCGCGCACGTTGTTCGTGAAAAAGATTTCGAGGTCCGCGTCGCCCGTCAGGTCGGCGACGACAAAGCTCCCTTCCGCGCCGCCTGCCATCGAATACGGAAAACCGGGCGCGTCCTGGCCGTCGTTTGTCACGGCAAACAGCGCGTCATCCTCGATGATGCCGCCCGCGCGTCCGACAATGATCTCAAGGGGGCCGTCTCCCGTCAGGTCCGCCACGGACGGCGACGAAAATGTCCAAGCGTCGCCGAGGTCGTACGGGAAACCGGCCAGCTCGATGCCGCCCGCGTCGATCACGTGAAGACGATTCCAATCGCCGTGCGTCGCGACGATGATGTCGAGCGATTCGTCGCCGTCGATGTCCGCGAGCGCCGGGCCTCCGTAGCTGTAATTCTCGTCGGGATACGTCACCGGAAAGCCCGCGCGCGGCGAGCCGTCCGGTGCGAAGACGAACACGGCATCGAACGAGCACACCACGATCTCCGGCGTCCCGTCGCCGTCGAGATCGCCCGCGGCGGCGCTCGCTGCCGGAACGTGGTCGAGCACCACCGGCCAGCCGGCGGCGGGGGCACCTTGCGCGTTCAGAGCGTAGAATTTGCCGACGCCGCCATCCTCCCGGACACCGATGAGAATCTCGTCCGCGCCGTCGCCGTCCAGGTCAAAAAGCGTCGGCGGGCTGTTGATGTCGCCGCCAAAGGTGGCCTCGCGCGTCACGAGGCCGCTACCCTCCACCACGTACAGCGTCGCGTCGCCCGGCCCGGAAAACGCCTCGCGCGTGCCGACGACGATCTCATTTTCCCCGTCGCCGTCCACGTCGCCGACGGCCGGCGCGGCTTGCGCGTAGCCGTCGAGGTCAAGCGTTACGAGCGCGTCGCCGCTTGCCGAAAAAACGTGCAGTTCGCCCGCGGATGTCGCGACGACGATCTCCAGGTCCGCGTCTCCGGCCACGTCCGCGGCGACGAGACCGTGGATGTCGGTGAAGACCGCATCGGAATCGGCGGCGACGGGAAACCCGGCTCGCTGCGCGATCGCGTCGCAATCCGATTGCGCGGCGGCCGCGGGAGCAAGATACAGTGCGCACGCGAGCGCAAGCACGAAAAACGCAAGAGGCAGGGGATTTTTCATGCGCGAACGATAGCGCGTCGCGCCGGTGCGGAAAAGCGAAAGGGGCGAACCGGGCGGCTCGCCCCGAGCGTTTTCGTCAGTCGGGTGCGGTCAATCGCCTGCGCGTTCGACCCACAGATCGTTGTGCGTCAACGCGCCGTGAAGCTGATTGGCGCTCATGTCATGGAACACGTCGCCGGCGCCTTCGTTGAAGTGCCAGAGGCCGACGGTGTCTTCGTCCACGTTTCCGAACTCGAAGAAGGGATCGAAAGCGGCGTCGTATCGCGCCACGCTCGAATAACGCACTTCGTCGATGAGGCCCGGGAAAAACGAAATGTCATCGACGCTCGGCTGTCCGATGCCAAGGGGCGTTTCGTCGTAATAGACGGGCCCATCGTATTCCTTGGTGCCAAGCAGTTCGCCGTCGAGGTACAGGCGAAGTTCCTGGCCGTCGTAAACGCCGGCGGCGTGGTACCACTGGCCGATGGTCAAGTTGACGTCCGTGAAAATTTTGGGCCACCACGCGCTGCGGTCGGAGATAATGAAAAAGAGCTGCGTCTCGATGGTGTCACCCACGCGATTGCCGAGAAGCGAAAGGCTCCAGCCTTCGGATTCGCTTCGCGGCGACGGGTTTTCGCGCCCGACCATTTCGTACCGCAACTGATCGACGAAGATTTTTTCGTCGATGTTGAACCAGCACTCGATCGTGAAAACGTCCAGATCGAGCCGGGGATCGAACGGAACGATCCCGCCCTCGTTGAATCCATTGAGGCCGACGGCGAAGCTGCCGTTGTCCGGATCGACGTCTTCGTCATCGTCATCGGCCGGCTCGTCATCGTCCACGGACGCGTCGTCGCCGTCGTCCTTGTTTACGCTGCCGCTGTCGCAACCCGCCGAGAAAAGGCCCGCACCAAGAAAAACCAGAAAAGTCAGATAAATGAAGCGCGACTGTCCCATTGCAAACCTCTCGTTCGTTCTTCCAATTTTTCTAAAATTTACCATCGGTCGAATCCGCCATCAACGCAAGAAAAAAGCCTTTTAACGGAAATTGCCAGCGCTATCGTTCCGTTCGGTTGCCGAATTCACCTGCGCGTGGTTTTTTAGCGAAAGCCGGGCGGTCTACGATCAAAGGCATCGCGGCGCGGAGTCGAAATCATTCCACGTGTCTGTTTTACGGGCTTGTGTTTTTATGGCAGCAACGACGAACCACGAACATATTGAAATCACTCGGTTATCGCGCAAGGACATGGACGTTCTGGCGGCGACCTGGGTGGAAACGAACGCCGGGTACCAGCGCTTTCACGTCCACCACAGTCTCGCGTGGTATCGGGCTCACCTGCGCGCGGGCAGCCGCGAGCGCATCGAACCGCTCGGGATTCGCGAGGCGGGCCGCTGGATCGGCTTTTTGAACCTGCGTTACGGCCGGGACAGCATCGCGTTCACGATTGCCGATCAGCCCGTCGTCATTCACCCCGTGCGTATGGCCGCTTTGTCGTATCCGGGTTTGCCGATGCCGGAAACCGACGCGCATTTTCGCGCCTTGATCCGCGGCATTTTTCGCCTGTTTCCCGAACTCGACGGGCTTCGCCTGGACGCGCTGCCGATCGAAAGCGGCCTGTACCAATATTGCGAGCGATCGCGCGCGGCACCGATCAACGGTTTGACGTTTCTTCCCGACCTTCAAACGCAAGTCCGTTCGTTGATGACCTTCGACGAGCGGGCGCCCGAATATCCGAAAAATTTCGCGCGGCACCGCAAGCGGCTCGAGAACATCCACGGGCCCGTGACACTGCGCGAGTTTCGGCGCCGGGCGGATGTCGAGACGTTCGCGCGCGACGCGCGGGCCATCTACGAAAAAAGTTGGCATCGCGATGTGCTGGGGCCGCTTGACTGGTGGGAAACGGACGAGCTGCTCGCGTCGATGGCCGATGAGGGTTTATTTCAGTCGTTCATCGTTTACGCGGGGGACCGCCCGATCGCCGTCGATTATGGCTATCGTTTCAACGACGTGTACTACGACCGGCAAACGGCCTACGACCGCGCGTTTCGATCGTTTTCGCCGGGCATTCTCTCGCTCTACGGCATCCACGAGCGCCTGGTTGCCGAGGGGGGGTATCGATACATCGACCTGGGTTACGGCGCGCACGACTACAAGGATCGGGCGGCGTCGACGTCGTATCGGGAAACGTTTTATTACGTCTATCGCGACCGCCCCTTTCTTCGCGCCGTGCTTAAAATAAACCGGGCTTACACGCGGTTTTATTCCCACATCGTCGGTGTGCTGGAGCGGACGGGGCTGAAGGGTCATCTGAAAGCGATCCTGAAGCGCAAACGGCCAAGATAGATTCGCCCCGGCACCGTTGACGCGCGTCAGGGAACTTCCCAGGCCTGGCCTTCGGGTTTGACGAAAAACGCCGGGCGTTTCTCGCGGAGCGCGAGCGCCTTTTCCAGGTCGTGGATCGGCTCGTAATACCCGTCGTCCGCCTGGGCGAACGTTCCGTAGTGCATGCCGAGGCTCGACGCCGCGCCGAGCACCTCGTGCGCGCGCACCGCTTCCTCCGGATTGATGTGCATCGGTTTCATGAACCATCGCGGCCGATAGGCGCCGATGGGCAGTATCGCCAGGCGCAGTTCGCCGAAACGCTTGCGGATTTGCCGAAAATGCGGGCCAAACCCCGTGTCGCCGGCGAAAAAGACCTTGCCCGCGGGCCCGGAAACGATGAATCCGCACCACAGCGTCTTGTCGCGATCGCACGTGCCGCGGCTGGAGAAGTGCTGCACCGGAACGGCGGCGACGGTCACGCCGCGAGCGATGTCGCGGGTGTTCCACCAATCCAGATCCTCCGCCGCCGGCACGCCCTTAACGGCGAGATACGCCGCATTGCCGAGTCCGACAAAGATGCGTGGCCGAAAAGCGTCGCCAAGGCGGCGCAGCGTTTCGACGTCCATGTGATCGTAGTGGTTGTGGCTCACGAGCACGATGTCAATCGGCGGCAGGTCCTCGAAACGAATCCCCGGCGGGCGGTGGCGCTTCGGCCCGGCGAAGGACAGGGGCGAGACGCGGTCGGACCATACGGGATCGGTCAGGATGTTCAGCCCGTCCATCTGCACGAGCAGCGTCGCGTGGTTGATGAATGTCACCACAAGGCGCCCGCCATCGACGCGGCGCGCGGGCGGCGGGCCGGGTTTCGCATCGATCCAATCCGGCCAGTCGCCCTTGTCGCGATTGGTGATCCATCGAAGAAAGTCGAAAAAGCGCCCCTCATACGTGACTTCGTTGTGAAAGCGCTCGCCGTCGAAATGCTCGGAGACGGGGCCCCGGTATCCGTCCGCGGAAAACGGGCAACAACCGTAAAGGCTCAAGGCTACCAAGGCGAGGGCGGCAAGCGCGATGATTCGAGGCGTTTGTCGGCGCGGCATCTCGCGGAATGTATACCACGGCGCGCCCGTCGTGCCGTTTGCTGGCTCGCGTTGCACGCGACGCGCGCAAAAGGAAAAACGCGGCGCGGAGTCGTCCCCGCGCCGCGCCGGTTGCCATCGCGATGGTTTATTTCGTGATGAAATCGCCCATCAGGTTGTCGACGTAGAAATTCCCGCCGACGGTCGCGGTGACGTAATCGATGAACGACACGCCGCCGAGGCCCTTCGCCGAGTCGCCCTGCATGGTAATGTCCACGCAACTTGTCAGCCCGTCATTCACGTAAACGTCGAAGGTGTTGGCGCCGAAATCGATATCGAGCCGGACCGTCACCCACTCGCCCGCGGTGTGCGTCACTTCGCAGTCGATCAGGCCGCCGTCCTGGACGTTGATCCCCCCGTCGGGCGCCGCGGACAGATCGATCTTAAGCTGCCCGATATTGCTCGGGAACTCCTGGACGAAAAATCCCCAGGCCGCGTCCGTCTCGCGCCAGATTTCGGCCTCGATCCAAGCGCTCTGCTCGACCGCCAGGAAGCCGTAGGACGGCCAGATCCAGTCGCCGTCATTCTTGCCGCCGCTGATGTGCAACGCCTGCCCGGCGCCGTCCTTCACCAGAACGTCGACCTGCGCGGTCGAGATCCCACCTTGTCCGAGGATGCTCCACGGCAGCGACAAGTCGCCGAGCTCGTAGTCCTCGAAATCGATCGTGAACGGGAACAACACGTCGTCATCGTCGTCCGCGTCATCGTCATCGTCATCGGCGTCGTCGTCCGCGTCATCGTCCTCCGCGTCGTCATCGTCGTCCGCATCATCGTCTTCGGCGTCGTCGTCCGCCGCATCGTCGTCATCGTCGTCGTCGTCGCCGCAGGAACACCCGCCGAGCGCCGCCGCGAATATTGCGAAGGCCCACGCCATCAACATCCATCCCGAATTCTTCATTCCCGTGCTCCTTCCGTAGGGGAACGGATCGACGCCCTCCGGATACCGCCGGCCGTCATCGTCGCATCCGCCAATGTCGTGCCAATACCAAAAAAAGGCGCACAAGGAAAACAAATTCGACGGACCGCCGCAAAAAGGGAAAAGCCGCCGGAGCCGCCGGCGGCCTTTCCAGGGAAACGCGCGGGAAACGAATCAGTCGTCGAACTCGCCCTCCACCTTGAACGAGAGCTTCAGGCGCACGCGAAATGACGAGATCTCGCCGTTCTCGATCTTGATGTCCTGCTCGACAAGTTCCGCGACGCGCACATCGCGCAGCGACTTCGATGCCGCGGCGACAGCCGCCCGCGTCGCGTCCTCCCAGGATTTTTCCGATTTTCCAACGAGCTCGATGATTTTGTAGACGCTGCCGCTCATAAATTCCCCCTGAAAATTATGATGACCCTGATTCAATTTACGCCGCTCGACGCCCAATCGCAAACAAAAACGCGCTACCCAACGTCGAAGCCGACTCTCGCCGCGTTCATGAGACGGCAATCGGGGTTGGCAAGCAAAAGGCGAAATGCAAGCCTGCTAACATGGCGCGACCATTCGAAAATTTCGATTTTTCCCTTGACAAGGACGCGCCATCCGTCTCATGTATCGAGAATCCGGAATGTCGTTCTTTTTAGACCGCAAGCGCAGCGAAACGAATCCGCCGCGTCGGGTTGCCGCGACAGATTCGCAATTGGGGGCCGACGCATGAAAAAAACGCCCGTCTATTCGAGCCTGGGTATCGCCGCCGCCATTTTTGCTCTGGCGATGACGTTTGCGCCGAGTGCGCGTGCCGATATCTTCCTGTACGAGCCTTTTTCCGCGGGCATTCCCGACAACTGGTCGGTCGTCGACAACATCCCCAGCGGTATCGTCTGGGACGTGGGCTACTGCGCCAACAATTCGTTTTGGGGCGGTTACTGGACTTACATCGACCTGGATTACGTCGAAGCGCAGAACTGGTGCGGTCCTGAGATTGCCGAGGAAGGGCCGATCAACTCCGACCTCATCACGAACGCCATCGACCTGGGGCAGGCCGAGAATACGTCGATCACCTTCGACTACGACTTCTTTCCGAACGCGGACTTTGTGCGCACCGACGCGACGGGGCAGTTCGTCGTCAGTACGAGCCAGACGACGCAGGTCGTCGCCACGTATACCTTCTACGACTTCCAGTCGCCCGGCGATAAACACGTGACCTACGACGTATCCGAGTGGGCGGACGGCGATCCGAGCGTCACTTTCGCATGGCGGATGGTAACCGCGGATCCGCTCGGCGATTTCGGCAACTTCTTTGCGATCGACAGCGTCATCGTCGAGGCCGACTGCGTGGCGCAAAGCAACACCACAGCGAATCTCGTCGAGCATGACGGGACCTTCGAGGCGAGCCTGCCGGTGGTTGATACGGTGATGACGTGTTTTACGCCGACGATGTACCCCTCCTGGTTTTACGAAGGCACGGCGCACTTTGACCTGACGTTCCCGCCGATCACGGCGCGATGGCTCGTCTGGCGCGATGGCGACGGCGGCGCGCCGGACGACGTGGTGTTTGTTGGCCCCGAGTTTTCACCCTCGGCGGGTGTCAATACGTTTACGCACGCCGAGGTTCTTACGCATTCCGAGTTCGACGCGCCGATCCAGCAGGGGCGCTGGTGCTTCGGCTATCAGGTCACCGGCGGCACGCCGTCGATCGATATCGATGCGACGGGGAACGGATCTTCGTACACCAGCATTCAGGAGTTGTTCGAGCCGCTCACGTCCGACCTCGATATCGAGATGGTGGAGGCTATCTGTCCCGGCTCGACGACGACGACCACCACCACCACGACAACCACCACCACGACCACCACGACAACGACGACCACCACGACAACCACGACAACGTCGACGACAACGTCGACAACGATGCCCACGACAACGATGCCCACGACATCGACGACCGCGCCGACGACAACGACAACCACCACGGCGCCGCCGACAACCACGACCACTTCGACGACCGCGCCAACGACGACAACTTCGACGACGACTACCACCACGGCGCCGCCGACCACCACGACCACAACGACGCCGACGACCACAACCGAGCCGCCGACGACCACGACAACCACGATCCCGCCGGACGACGACGACTTTGACGGCCAGATCGACGCGGAGCCGGACTCCGGCTTCGATTTCGAGGACAACGGTTTGCGCGGCGGGTCGGGCCAGGGACCCTTTGGCTTTGAATGCGATTAGGAATCCGTGGCGACCGGCGCAAAAAACCACGTGCTCAAACCGGTGAAATCACCCGGAAATCCGGTTGATGCGCCATCCTGCCTGTTTCGCGAGGATGATTACGATCGGATTCCCGCGGCTGTCGATCGGACACCCGTGGCGTATGACGGAGATGAATTGATGCGACGATGGTTGTCGCTCCTGTTGATTTCCTCCGCGTCCATCGGCGTCGCGGCGGCGTCTGAAAATGCGGCGACTGGCAGCGCCGCTAATCTCGAACACCTGGGCGTCTATTTCGTTGATTCCGAGTGGGCGATTTCGGACATCACGCCGCTTGATCCGGAAACGGAAGAGTTCTGGCATTGGACCGCAGGCGAGATCGCGGTGTGCGACGACGAACCGCTCATCGAGGATGACGGAAGCGCGGAAAACGGATGGACCTGGAACGTGGCGGGAAACGCCTGGGTCAACTGCTTCGCCCCCTCCATCTATCCGTCGTATCTGCGCAAGATTTCCGTTTACGTCCATTCCACCGAGACAGGCGACGAGCCGGTGGAATACGTGGTGTACAGCGATTCGGGGACCGACGGCCCGGATAGTGCCAACCTGCATTCGTCCCCGGTGTTCGAGCCGATCGCGGGCACGTGGAACTCGTACGACGTTCCGCTTCTTGCGCCGCTTGCGTCCGGGCGATGGTGCGTCGGGGTTGAGTATCAGACGGGCGGCGCGACCGAACGAAAATACGTCGGCGAAGACCAGGACTCCACGGATCCGAATACGTCTTACGGCGGCGCCCCGGGCGACTGGACGTTCTACGATTCTGTCAGCTCGTATGTTCTGATGATTCGC of bacterium contains these proteins:
- a CDS encoding crotonase/enoyl-CoA hydratase family protein, which translates into the protein MSDDGRITIDRDGHLLLIGLDRPDKRNALSVAMYQGLSRAYAMLENDDELRCGVLYAHGEHFTGGLDLPQWVEWFQRGTMPIADDGLDPCQIYERGLNKPVVSAVQGICFTIGIELMLGTDVRVAADSTRFGQIEVRRGIYAACGATIRFVREIGWGNAMRYLLTGDEFSAGDAYRMGLVQEVVPAGAQLDRAKEIARTIADQAPLAVRATLRSSRTYTIEGEPTAVGRLMPDLAPLLASEDAQEGFLSYMERRKAEFKGK
- a CDS encoding VCBS repeat-containing protein — its product is MKNPLPLAFFVLALACALYLAPAAAAQSDCDAIAQRAGFPVAADSDAVFTDIHGLVAADVAGDADLEIVVATSAGELHVFSASGDALVTLDLDGYAQAAPAVGDVDGDGENEIVVGTREAFSGPGDATLYVVEGSGLVTREATFGGDINSPPTLFDLDGDGADEILIGVREDGGVGKFYALNAQGAPAAGWPVVLDHVPAASAAAGDLDGDGTPEIVVCSFDAVFVFAPDGSPRAGFPVTYPDENYSYGGPALADIDGDESLDIIVATHGDWNRLHVIDAGGIELAGFPYDLGDAWTFSSPSVADLTGDGPLEIIVGRAGGIIEDDALFAVTNDGQDAPGFPYSMAGGAEGSFVVADLTGDADLEIFFTNNVRESDLGYLFGIDADAMDLPGWPLRPRGMTYLNGPTLADIDHDGTPELAALTSAENGDAVVNVYELCGYALGEGGLHWATFQADPAHTGLYAPAAGFPLPGDDDDATDDDTLDDDAVDDDLDDDAADDDAATGDDDDDDDDDDDDGCGCGC
- a CDS encoding LamG domain-containing protein — translated: MGQSRFIYLTFLVFLGAGLFSAGCDSGSVNKDDGDDASVDDDEPADDDDEDVDPDNGSFAVGLNGFNEGGIVPFDPRLDLDVFTIECWFNIDEKIFVDQLRYEMVGRENPSPRSESEGWSLSLLGNRVGDTIETQLFFIISDRSAWWPKIFTDVNLTIGQWYHAAGVYDGQELRLYLDGELLGTKEYDGPVYYDETPLGIGQPSVDDISFFPGLIDEVRYSSVARYDAAFDPFFEFGNVDEDTVGLWHFNEGAGDVFHDMSANQLHGALTHNDLWVERAGD
- a CDS encoding GNAT family N-acetyltransferase, producing MDVLAATWVETNAGYQRFHVHHSLAWYRAHLRAGSRERIEPLGIREAGRWIGFLNLRYGRDSIAFTIADQPVVIHPVRMAALSYPGLPMPETDAHFRALIRGIFRLFPELDGLRLDALPIESGLYQYCERSRAAPINGLTFLPDLQTQVRSLMTFDERAPEYPKNFARHRKRLENIHGPVTLREFRRRADVETFARDARAIYEKSWHRDVLGPLDWWETDELLASMADEGLFQSFIVYAGDRPIAVDYGYRFNDVYYDRQTAYDRAFRSFSPGILSLYGIHERLVAEGGYRYIDLGYGAHDYKDRAASTSYRETFYYVYRDRPFLRAVLKINRAYTRFYSHIVGVLERTGLKGHLKAILKRKRPR
- a CDS encoding MBL fold metallo-hydrolase: MPRRQTPRIIALAALALVALSLYGCCPFSADGYRGPVSEHFDGERFHNEVTYEGRFFDFLRWITNRDKGDWPDWIDAKPGPPPARRVDGGRLVVTFINHATLLVQMDGLNILTDPVWSDRVSPLSFAGPKRHRPPGIRFEDLPPIDIVLVSHNHYDHMDVETLRRLGDAFRPRIFVGLGNAAYLAVKGVPAAEDLDWWNTRDIARGVTVAAVPVQHFSSRGTCDRDKTLWCGFIVSGPAGKVFFAGDTGFGPHFRQIRKRFGELRLAILPIGAYRPRWFMKPMHINPEEAVRAHEVLGAASSLGMHYGTFAQADDGYYEPIHDLEKALALREKRPAFFVKPEGQAWEVP
- a CDS encoding dodecin family protein, whose amino-acid sequence is MSGSVYKIIELVGKSEKSWEDATRAAVAAASKSLRDVRVAELVEQDIKIENGEISSFRVRLKLSFKVEGEFDD